A stretch of Desulfobacterales bacterium DNA encodes these proteins:
- a CDS encoding 3-oxoacyl-ACP synthase III, with protein sequence MKYSNVYIDSFGYELPPNVITSDDLESRLAPLYQALHFKKGQLEAITGIQERRFWDPGYAMHQGATAAAQKALAASGILPDAIGMLIYGGVCRDNLEPATACAVADGLNLGSHVQLYDVSNACLGVLNGMVQVANAIELGQIQAGMVVSSESSRQIVDLTIERLLKTKDMETFKKTVATLTGGSGAVAVILTDGSISRRGHQLQGAVSRSAARHHRLCRWGPDTGMPASGLHTMETDSVGVLQNGVVLGIETYKDFRALLSWPPDKPDKIICHQVGATHQKNILDSIGIPKEKDFTTFRNLGNIGTVSLPITAAIASERQFLLPGDRVGFFGIGSGLNCLMLGLRW encoded by the coding sequence ATGAAATATTCAAACGTATACATCGATTCATTCGGCTACGAACTGCCCCCCAACGTGATCACGTCCGATGATCTCGAAAGCAGGCTGGCGCCGCTGTATCAGGCCCTGCACTTTAAAAAGGGGCAACTGGAGGCTATCACCGGCATCCAGGAACGCCGCTTCTGGGACCCCGGGTATGCCATGCACCAGGGCGCCACAGCAGCCGCTCAAAAAGCCCTGGCCGCCTCCGGGATTTTGCCGGACGCCATCGGGATGCTCATCTACGGCGGGGTCTGCCGCGACAATCTGGAGCCGGCCACCGCCTGCGCCGTGGCCGATGGCCTCAATCTCGGTTCCCACGTTCAACTCTACGATGTCTCCAATGCCTGCCTGGGCGTTCTGAACGGAATGGTGCAGGTGGCCAATGCCATTGAACTGGGCCAGATCCAGGCCGGAATGGTGGTATCATCTGAATCGTCCCGCCAAATCGTTGACCTGACCATTGAGCGGCTGCTGAAGACAAAAGACATGGAGACCTTTAAAAAAACCGTCGCCACCCTCACCGGCGGCTCCGGGGCTGTGGCCGTTATTTTAACGGACGGTTCCATATCCCGCCGCGGGCATCAACTCCAGGGCGCAGTCTCCCGCAGCGCAGCCCGGCATCACCGGCTGTGCCGCTGGGGACCGGACACCGGTATGCCGGCCAGCGGGCTGCATACCATGGAGACGGATTCGGTGGGCGTCCTGCAAAACGGCGTCGTGCTCGGAATTGAGACTTATAAAGACTTTAGAGCGCTCCTGTCGTGGCCGCCCGACAAGCCCGATAAAATTATCTGTCACCAGGTGGGGGCTACCCACCAGAAAAATATTCTGGACAGCATCGGCATCCCCAAGGAAAAGGATTTCACCACCTTCCGGAACCTGGGGAACATCGGGACCGTATCGCTGCCGATAACGGCCGCCATCGCCTCTGAACGCCAATTCCTGCTGCCGGGCGACCGGGTGGGTTTTTTTGGCATCGGCAGCGGCCTGAACTGCCTGATGCTGG